The proteins below are encoded in one region of Coffea arabica cultivar ET-39 chromosome 4c, Coffea Arabica ET-39 HiFi, whole genome shotgun sequence:
- the LOC113738875 gene encoding receptor-like serine/threonine-protein kinase SD1-7 — MGNQYLAILYCIFAYYFSLFCVSQARDTLGVNESLVVYYGDFLESSNQRFQLTITHPLSWAWYLTVLYVSMRQTIDAWANDNYLIPARTEPAYVTMNPDGKLVVYDISHNQLIVANSQQPVFISNTTATLLANGNLVLRAPGGNTVWQSFDYPTNKWLQGMKLGVFGSSTILLTSKPTFGDPASTLGINPNNTKEIVIMQDGVVYWRSGIWNGQNFSFLDISDDFGLNFYYVSDWNETYFTWNSSTDPYALFILAATGQIHVSSGDFTDSQALAVCDMIDGKTWKNQTLGCTNPCGTGDGFKEIMGDLDAWDEIWNNDNALHYCKSICRKNCSCYAYSNTTCDNNGVALGCKIATRKKGNLIFSDKQKLFVRESFVLVKEVSPPTQSPELAPSPPWPKKKSDAWKVKLSIAAAAVFLGALALLYLCCNLQRKNHHHEDTLNNSTHGPGNFQLPDERDHELPLFEFSIITFATDQFSEENKLVQGEFGSVYKGKLPTGQEIAVKRLNILSGHGIDKQFKTEVAAMSKLQHRNLVKLLGYSIHGEDRILVYEYLPNGSLDSFIFDATTQGVLDWKRRSHIIEGIAQGLLYLHKYSRLRIIHKDLKTSNVLLDNNLNPKISGFGAAKVFGEDESRASTLNIIGTYGYMSPEYAMNGIISEKSDVYSFGVMMLETITGKKVTSFNDTDDRFTLVGHVWDLWKEGRISDIADPSLGETIPMHEISRCVQVGLLCVEENAADRPCMSDVISMLNNQFLVGLLVPSRPTGCRNKGNFVQNPDCSNNSVTISDLEAR; from the exons ATGGGCAATCAGTATTTGGCAATCTTGTACTGcatttttgcttattatttctCCCTGTTTTGTGTTTCTCAAGCTAGAGATACGCTAGGCGTTAATGAGTCCCTAGTTGTATATTATGGAGACTTCTTGGAGTCTTCCAACCAGCGTTTTCAGCTCACCATCACTCATCCGCTTAGCTGGGCATGGTACCTGACGGTTCTGTATGTGTCTATGCGTCAAACCATCGACGCCTGGGCTAACGACAACTACCTGATTCCTGCCAGAACTGAGCCCGCATATGTAACCATGAATCCTGATGGAAAGCTAGTTGTGTATGACATTTCTCACAATCAGCTGATCGTTGCAAACTCTCAACAGCCTGTTTTCATTAGCAACACGACTGCTACTTTACTCGCTAATGGAAACCTGGTTTTGAGAGCTCCTGGAGGTAATACTGTATGGCAAAGTTTCGATTATCCTACCAATAAATGGCTTCAAGGCATGAAACTTGGGGTTTTTGGATCAAGCACAATCCTTCTAACTTCAAAGCCAACATTTGGGGATCCTGCTTCTACATTAGGAATTAATCCGAACAATACAAAGGAAATTGTTATTATGCAAGATGGAGTGGTTTATTGGCGGAGTGGGATATGGAATGGCCAGAATTTCAGCTTTCTTGATATCTCAGATGATTTTGGATTGAATTTTTACTACGTTTCAGATTGGAACGAGACATATTTCACATGGAACAGTAGCACTGATCCCTATGCCCTATTCATCCTTGCTGCAACTGGACAAATTCATGTTAGTAGTGGGGACTTTACTGATTCTCAAGCATTGGCAGTTTGTGACATGATTGATGGCAAGACTTGGAAAAATCAGACCTTGGGGTGTACGAATCCTTGTGGCACTGGCGATGGATTTAAGGAAATAATGGGTGACTTGGACGCGTGGGATGAAATATGGAATAATGACAATGCCCTTCATTATTGTAAGTCGATATGCAGAAAAAACTGCTCGTGCTATGCCTACTCTAATACAACATGCGATAACAATGGTGTTGCGCTGGGCTGCAAAATAGCTacgagaaagaaaggaaatctTATTTTTTCAGATAAACAGAAACTTTTCGTCCGCGAAAGCTTTGTTTTGGTGAAAG AAGTCAGTCCACCTACCCAATCACCTGAGCTTGCTCCAAGCCCTCCCTGGCCAAAAAAGAAATCAGACGCATGGAAAGTGAAGTTATCTATTGCTGCTGCAGCAGTATTTCTCGGGGCTCTTGCGTTACTCTATTTATGTTGCAATCTGCAAAGAAAAAATCACCATCATGAAGATACATTAAACAATAGTACTCATG GGCCTGGGAACTTCCAGCTTCCTGATGAAAGGGATCATGAATTACCCCTTTTCGAATTTAGCATCATAACATTTGCGACTGATCAGTTTtctgaagaaaacaaacttgtCCAAGGAGAATTTGGTTCTGTTTACAAG GGTAAGTTGCCTACTGGACAGGAGATTGCGGTGAAAAGATTGAATATATTGTCTGGGCATGGAATTGATAAACAATTCAAGACCGAAGTTGCAGCGATGTCTAAGCTGCAACACCGAAACCTTGTAAAACTTTTGGGATACTCCATTCATGGAGAGGACCGGATATTAGTTTACGAGTACCTACCCAATGGTAGCTTGgattcatttatttttg aTGCTACAACACAGGGAGTACTAGATTGGAAAAGGCGTTCTCATATTATTGAAGGCATAGCTCAAGGGCTGCTGTACCTCCACAAGTATTCCAGACTAAGAATCATCCACAAAGATCTCAAAACAAGCAATGTCTTGCTGGACAATAACCtgaatcccaaaatttctggttttgggGCTGCAAAAGTTTTTGGAGAAGATGAATCACGTGCAAGTACATTGAACATTATAGGGACATA TGGTTACATGTCTCCTGAGTATGCAATGAATGGAATAATCTCTGAGAAGTCTGATGTATATAGCTTTGGAGTCATGATGTTGGAGACCATAACTGgcaagaaagtcacttctttcaaTGATACAGATGATCGTTTTACCTTAGTCGGACAT GTGTGGGATTTATGGAAAGAAGGAAGGATTTCAGACATAGCAGATCCCAGTCTAGGTGAAACAATTCCCATGCATGAAATTTCAAGATGTGTTCAAGTTGGGCTGTTATGCGTTGAAGAAAATGCAGCAGATAGACCATGCATGTCTGATGTGATTTCCATGCTTAACAACCAATTCCTAGTAGGCCTTCTTGTTCCAAGTCGACCTACCGGCTGCCGAAACAAAGGCAACTTCGTTCAAAATCCAGACTGCTCCAACAACTCAGTGACGATTTCGGATTTGGAGGCTCGATGA